One genomic segment of Hevea brasiliensis isolate MT/VB/25A 57/8 unplaced genomic scaffold, ASM3005281v1 Scaf31, whole genome shotgun sequence includes these proteins:
- the LOC131177013 gene encoding LRR receptor-like serine/threonine-protein kinase EFR has protein sequence MGNVTDRISLLEFKAKIASDPYGILSSWNDSVNFCQWQGVICGRKHHRVVSLNLHGLSLSGTISPYTGNLTFLRVLNLSDNIFYGEIPQEVGRLFRLRLFYLKNNTLGGEIPINISFCSELRVISLAINRLVGEIPAELGSLKKLVALLLGSNNLKGKIPHSVGNLSSLQGFFVTYNHMEGNIPNELGRITSLTMLGMGINNLVGSIPSTLYNISSIVALSVSDNQLHGRLPANIGLTLPNLQIFQIGGNQFHGSIPDSLTNASQLEIFDISSNRFTGQQSPKLYLADNNFGGALPSTIANMSTLGDLGLGMNQISGRIPADIGNLVNLYRLGMEENLFSGSIPISFGKLQKLQLLSLHANMLSGQILNP, from the exons ATGGGAAATGTTACTGATCGTATTTCGCTTTTGGAGTTCAAAGCCAAGATAGCCAGTGATCCATATGGAATCTTGAGCTCATGGAACGATTCTGTCAACTTCTGTCAATGGCAAGGGGTTATTTGTGGCCGAAAACACCATAGAGTTGTGTCTCTAAACCTGCATGGGCTGAGCTTGTCAGGGACCATATCTCCATATACAGGTAACCTCACCTTCTTAAGGGTCCTCAACCTTAGTGACAACATATTTTATGGGGAAATTCCCCAAGAAGTTGGCCGTCTGTTTCGTCTAAGACTTTTCTACCTGAAGAACAACACACTGGGAGGAGAAATTCCAATCAACATCAGCTTCTGTTCAGAGCTCAGGGTTATCAGTTTGGCCATTAACCGCTTAGTGGGGGAAATACCTGCGGAGCTAGGTTCTTTAAAGAAGCTCGTGGCACTTCTCCTCGGTTCAAACAACCTTAAGGGAAAGATCCCACATTCTGTTGGAAACCTTTCGTCCCTCCAAGGTTTCTTTGTAACATATAATCATATGGAAGGAAATATTCCAAATGAATTGGGACGAATAACAAGCTTAACTATGCTTGGGATGGGAATCAATAATCTGGTTGGTTCAATTCCTTCTACCCTCTACAACATCTCATCCATCGTGGCGCTATCTGTTTCAGATAATCAATTGCATGGAAGGCTCCCAGCAAATATAGGGCTCACTCTTCCTAACCTGCAAATTTTTCAAATCGGAGGGAATCAATTCCACGGAAGTATTCCAGATTCGTTGACGAATGCTTCTCAGCTTGAAATATTTGACATATCTAGCAACAGATTCACAGGACAA CAATCTCCAAAACTATATCTTGCTGATAATAATTTTGGCGGTGCATTACCGAGCACTATAGCAAATATGTCTACCCTTGGGGATTTAGGTTTAGGAATGAACCAAATATCCGGTAGAATTCCAGCAGACATTGGGAATCTAGTCAATTTGTATCGACTAGGCATGGAGGAAAACCTTTTTTCTGGCAGCATTCCCATTTCTTTCGGGAAGCTTCAAAAGCTGCAACTATTGTCTTTGCATGCAAACATGTTGTCTGGACAAATCCTCAATCCCTAG
- the LOC131177014 gene encoding putative receptor-like protein kinase At3g47110, translated as MANGSLEMWLHPKEDGNNWSRNLNLLQRLRVAIDLSFALHYLHDLCETPIIHCDLKPSNILLDNDMTAHVGDFGLARLLSKTTNTSSQGQTSSIGIKGTIGYMPPEYGMGSEATKDGDVYSFGIILLEIFTGRRPTDEVFTDGLNLHNFVRSKLPGQVMQVLDPKLIATGEVGAKEIVEGKEGDDGQTEIEENNFDVENLKSPGSNMQIVVSVLKIGLACSAEQPGDRMNMRDVTRKLNIITEAFFRARTL; from the exons ATGGCGAATGGAAGTTTGGAAATGTGGTTGCATCCGAAAGAAGATGGTAATAATTGGTCAAGGAATTTAAACCTTCTTCAAAGGCTTCGTGTCGCCATTGATTTGTCATTTGCATTGCATTACCTTCATGACCTTTGTGAAACGCCAATCATTCACTGTGACCTGAAGCCAAGCAACATTCTGCTTGACAATGACATGACTGCTCATGTTGGTGATTTCGGATTAGCAAGGCTCCTTTCCAAAACAACTAACACTTCTTCTCAAGGCCAAACAAGCTCCATCGGGATTAAGGGAACAATTGGTTATATGCCTCCAG AATATGGAATGGGTAGCGAGGCAACAAAAGATGGAGACGTGTACAGCTTTGGAATAATTTTGTTGGAGATTTTCACAGGACGGAGACCAACTGATGAAGTGTTTACAGATGGTTTGAATCTTCACAATTTTGTTAGGTCTAAGCTACCAGGACAAGTAATGCAGGTTCTGGATCCCAAGCTTATTGCAACAGGAGAAGTGGGAGCAAAAGAAATTGTTGAAGGCAAGGAGGGTGATGATGGTCAaacagaaattgaagaaaataattTCGATGTTGAAAATTTGAAATCACCGGGAAGCAACATGCAAATTGTTGTATCAGTCCTCAAAATAGGACTCGCATGCTCAGCAGAACAACCGGGAGATCGAATGAATATGAGAGATGTCACAAGAAAACTAAACATCATCACAGAGGCTTTCTTTCGTGCAAGGACACTCTAA